The proteins below are encoded in one region of Silene latifolia isolate original U9 population chromosome 2, ASM4854445v1, whole genome shotgun sequence:
- the LOC141640171 gene encoding uncharacterized protein LOC141640171, translating into MTICKWFGYPDLFITFTCNPKWPEIVRFASKRGLRPEDRPDIVCRVFKMKLDELIRDLKDRHIFGRARGVVYTIEFQKRGLPHAHIVLFLHPEDKFPTAADVDKIISAEIPDPTTDPVLHSVVCEYMLHGPCGKAKPSSPCMLGDKCSKYYPKPSTERTTVDGDGYPIYKRSKKGVTVIKDDVPLGNDFVIKYNSQLLLKYRAHINVEWCNQSRSIKYLFKYINKGSDRVTMHSSYTRRNEEDPGRFDEIKRFHDCRYLSVCKAAWRLFRFDIHYRTPAVERIQYHLPNEQPIVFHDDDWVDEVVENTLLGVSQFLNWMGCNNSTVEEMQVAKELLYCEFPTKFVWKKKVRQWSLRKKGFTIGRLVHVPPQCGELYFMRVLLNHVKGPKCFEDIRSVNDFVHPKFREACYALGLIGDDREYIAAINEAADWGSGFYLRNLFATLLFYGTLSMPSSLGRNLATAIGRHPS; encoded by the exons ATGACTATTTGTAAGTGGTTTGGTTATCCAGATTTATTCATCACTTTCACCTGTAATCCAAAGTGGCCGGAAATAGTACGATTTGCTTCTAAAAGAGGCTTGCGACCCGAGGATCGTCCAGATATTGTGTGTCGCGTCTTTAAAATGAAGCTCGATGAGTTGATTAGGGACTTAAAGGATCGACATATTTTTGGAAGAGCGCGAGGAG TCGTCTATACTATTGAATTTCAAAAACGTGGACTCCCTCATGCCCATATAGTATTGTTCCTACATCCGGAGGACAAATTCCCTACAGCCGCAGATGTCGACAAAATCATTTCCGCGGAGATTCCTGATCCGACTACAGATCCCGTCCTACATAGTGTTGTTTGCGAGTATATGCTTCATGGACCGTGTGGTAAAGCAAAGCCCTCATCACCGTGTATGCTCGGAGACAAGTGCTCAAAATATTACCCAAAGCCGTCCACCGAGAGAACAACGGTTGACGGTGATGGGTACCCTATATACAAGAGAAGCAAGAAAGGAGTTACAGTGATTAAAGATGATGTGCCCCTGGGAAATGATTTTGTCATTAAATACAACTCTCAGTTGTTGTTGAAATATCGGGCTCATATCAATGTCGAATGGTGTAATCAATCTAGATCCATAAAGTACCTATTTAAGTACATTAACAAGGGCTCTGATCGAGTTACCATGCATTCGTCTTACACACGACGTAATGAGGAGGACCCTGGTCGATTTGATGAGATTAAGAGATTTCACGATTGTCGATATCTCTCTGTATGTAAAGCCGCTTGGAGATTATTTAGGTTTGATATCCACTACAGAACTCCTGCCGTTGAAAGGATACAATACCATCTTCCAAACGAGCAACCTATTGTGTTCCACGATGATGATTGGGTTGATGAGGTTGTAGAAAATACTTTGCTCGGAGTGTCACAATTTCTTAATTGGATGGGCTGTAATAATTCGACAGTAGAAGAGATGCAGGTTGCTAAAGAATTATTGTACTGTGAATTTCCAACCAAATTTGTTTGGAAAAAGAAAGTTCGTCAATGGAGCCTTAGGAAAAAAGGATTTACAATTGGTAGGTTGGTTCACGTTCCGCCGCAATGTGGTGAGTTGTATTTCATGAGAGTACTATTGAATCACGTTAAGGGACCAAAATGTTTTGAGGATATTAGGAGTGTGAACGATTTTGTTCATCCGAAATTTAGAGAAGCATGTTATGCATTGGGTTTAATTGGTGATGATCGAGAGTATATTGCAGCTATCAACGAAGCAGCTGATTGGGGGTCTGGCTTCTACTTGAGAAATCTGTTCGCGACGTTATTATTTTATGGCACTTTGTCTATGCCGAGCAGTCTGGGACGAAACTTGGCAACTGCTATCGGACGACATCCTTCATAG